A window of Pirellula sp. SH-Sr6A contains these coding sequences:
- a CDS encoding PQQ-binding-like beta-propeller repeat protein yields MRTSSRIWHQLFPMASIGLLIGCILSTAVGQSPSYPIAGTKGITFDPINDWPWWRGPNRDGSSLGAPAPDTLDESKNLVWKTPVPGRGHSSPIVVGKRVFLLSADNAKQVHFVMAFDRDTGKELWKRELNQGGFPAKNHPKNTEASPTLACDGNHLFSALFHHEAVWGTAIDLDGKLVWETKLGAFNPKQYEYGYAPSPVLYNDSVLFTYEYDGPSAIVALERISGVERWRTDRPQSTSFSTPVVMSHGDQDYLLISGIDKVSAYDPANGKLRWETKGTTMATCGTMVWDNGIVFASGGYPRAETIAIDVKTGNPLWKNNQKAYEQSMVAHAGHLYCLTDNGVLFCWDGTTGEEKWKQRLSGPVSASGVLVGNRIYWANERGDLFVFEANPERFVQVSKNKIGDESFASPAICNGQVYLRVATFEGDKRQEYLMRLGNQ; encoded by the coding sequence ATGAGAACAAGCTCCCGCATCTGGCACCAATTATTTCCCATGGCTTCCATCGGACTCTTGATCGGTTGCATTCTCTCTACCGCGGTGGGGCAGTCGCCGTCGTACCCGATCGCCGGAACGAAGGGTATCACCTTCGACCCCATCAACGACTGGCCGTGGTGGCGAGGTCCCAACCGGGATGGCTCGTCCCTTGGAGCTCCTGCGCCGGACACGCTCGATGAATCGAAGAACCTGGTTTGGAAAACGCCCGTTCCAGGTCGCGGTCATTCGTCACCCATCGTCGTTGGCAAACGGGTGTTCCTGCTTAGCGCGGATAACGCGAAGCAAGTGCACTTTGTCATGGCCTTTGACCGCGACACTGGAAAAGAGTTATGGAAACGAGAACTGAACCAAGGGGGCTTTCCTGCCAAGAATCACCCCAAGAACACAGAAGCTAGTCCCACACTCGCTTGCGACGGAAACCATCTGTTCTCCGCACTATTCCATCACGAAGCGGTGTGGGGAACCGCGATCGATCTGGACGGCAAGCTGGTGTGGGAAACGAAGCTCGGTGCATTCAATCCAAAGCAATACGAGTACGGTTACGCCCCCTCTCCCGTCCTATACAACGACTCCGTATTGTTCACGTACGAGTACGACGGCCCATCGGCCATTGTCGCACTGGAAAGAATCTCCGGAGTCGAACGATGGCGAACCGATCGCCCTCAATCCACCTCGTTTTCGACCCCGGTAGTCATGTCCCATGGCGATCAAGACTACTTGCTCATCAGCGGTATCGACAAGGTGAGCGCGTACGATCCAGCCAATGGAAAGCTGCGGTGGGAGACGAAAGGAACCACCATGGCAACCTGCGGAACCATGGTCTGGGACAATGGGATCGTCTTCGCCAGCGGTGGATACCCTCGCGCCGAAACCATCGCCATCGATGTGAAAACCGGCAATCCACTTTGGAAGAACAATCAAAAGGCTTACGAGCAGTCGATGGTAGCCCATGCGGGCCATCTTTATTGCTTGACCGACAACGGAGTTCTCTTCTGCTGGGATGGCACGACAGGCGAAGAAAAATGGAAACAGAGGCTCTCCGGCCCGGTCAGCGCCTCGGGCGTTCTCGTCGGAAATCGAATCTACTGGGCCAACGAACGAGGCGATCTGTTTGTGTTCGAAGCCAACCCCGAACGATTCGTCCAAGTATCCAAAAACAAAATTGGCGACGAATCGTTTGCGAGCCCAGCGATCTGCAATGGCCAAGTCTACTTGCGGGTTGCCACGTTCGAAGGGGACAAACGTCAAGAATACTTAATGAGGCTTGGTAACCAATAA
- a CDS encoding ligase-associated DNA damage response DEXH box helicase, with product MPEEASPIANTAMAEKSRSPCEEKLPRRFDFRRAIDWFESKGWSPFPFQRECWTAYMRGEHYLLHSTTGTGKTLAAWFGPVLEYLSESGSKRSNPPRSRSSEPPLTVLWITPLRALSADTEETLRGTIEELGIPWTLERRTGDSSARTKAAIRKRLPTALITTPESLTLLLSYADLQDQFRSLRCIVVDEWHELLGSKRGMQTELALGRLSSLAPQASRCALSATIGNLDEALSVLVGRQSTRAARMVHGKSKKKISIRSILPESIERFPWAGHLGMSMAPRVVEAIEPAKSTLVFTNTRNQTEQWYQELLRLRPDWAGCLALHHGSLDGSVRSWVEQALREGKLKAVVCTSSLDLGVDFSEVYQVIQIGSPKGAARLLQRAGRSGHQPDAVSNLQFVPTNTFELIELAAAKRIAASVAKGGNGLEHRPSLLSPLDCLVQHLVTRAMAEPFDRESLKRELACVAGYRTLSDDDLEWAFKFVVSGGDSLRAYDEFRRVQETSGLFSVVDPRVAKLHRMAIGTIASEISMLVQYATGQTLGTVEEGFIAKLKAGDRFQFAGKTLELIQVREGTAVVKRSKLLPTATPRWGGGRMPLSTQMASEVRELLDEAAAGRFMEDEMKAIRPVLELQRRWSVVPKKSEVLVESLEWKNSWSIVLYPFEGRMVHEGLASLVAYRISRRVEVTMSMTVNDYGLMIQSNQPLGNEPAFWKELLTQQGLEEDLLASLNATELCKRQFREIARIAGLIHPGYPGQVKRGRHLQASSNMFFDAFVQYDPSNRLLQQARDEVMRSQLEIDRIRNTLSRLESSDWRWILLKRPTPLSFPLIVEQLRQRMSSESLETRVRKLQEQLETELAKEDRGRNESGKARQK from the coding sequence ATGCCTGAAGAGGCCAGTCCCATCGCCAATACAGCAATGGCCGAGAAATCCCGGTCACCCTGCGAGGAAAAGCTGCCTCGGAGGTTCGATTTTCGCCGGGCAATCGATTGGTTTGAGAGCAAGGGGTGGTCGCCGTTCCCATTTCAGCGAGAGTGTTGGACCGCATATATGCGCGGCGAGCACTATTTACTTCATTCGACGACTGGGACTGGCAAGACGCTTGCTGCGTGGTTTGGCCCAGTGCTGGAGTACCTATCGGAATCAGGGAGTAAGAGGTCTAACCCTCCGCGATCGCGCTCGTCCGAGCCGCCTCTGACTGTACTTTGGATTACTCCACTGCGAGCCCTGTCTGCCGATACCGAGGAGACGCTACGTGGCACGATTGAGGAACTGGGGATCCCATGGACACTCGAACGCAGAACGGGAGACTCGAGTGCGCGGACGAAAGCGGCGATTCGAAAACGGCTCCCCACCGCTTTGATCACCACGCCCGAAAGTCTGACATTGCTCCTGTCGTATGCCGATCTCCAGGACCAGTTCCGATCGCTTCGGTGCATTGTCGTAGACGAGTGGCACGAACTGTTGGGATCGAAACGTGGAATGCAAACCGAATTGGCGCTCGGCAGGCTCTCGTCCTTGGCACCGCAAGCTAGTCGATGCGCATTGAGCGCAACGATTGGTAACCTTGACGAAGCATTGAGTGTGTTGGTCGGGCGCCAGTCGACTCGAGCTGCAAGGATGGTTCATGGAAAGTCGAAGAAGAAGATATCTATCCGTTCGATTCTCCCGGAGAGTATAGAGCGATTCCCTTGGGCAGGCCATCTAGGGATGTCGATGGCCCCACGCGTTGTTGAAGCGATCGAACCGGCGAAAAGTACGTTGGTCTTCACCAACACACGCAATCAAACCGAGCAGTGGTACCAAGAGCTGCTACGACTGCGGCCCGACTGGGCAGGTTGTTTGGCTCTCCATCATGGTTCGCTCGATGGGAGTGTTCGGAGCTGGGTGGAGCAAGCCCTGCGTGAAGGGAAGCTGAAGGCGGTTGTTTGCACCAGCAGTTTGGATTTGGGTGTCGATTTCAGCGAGGTTTATCAAGTTATTCAAATCGGTAGTCCCAAAGGGGCTGCTCGATTGTTGCAGCGCGCGGGGAGAAGTGGCCATCAACCCGATGCGGTTAGCAATCTCCAATTCGTGCCGACCAACACATTTGAGTTGATTGAGCTAGCTGCCGCCAAACGCATTGCAGCGAGCGTTGCCAAGGGTGGAAATGGTCTTGAACATCGACCATCTCTTTTATCGCCACTGGATTGTTTGGTGCAACATTTAGTTACGAGAGCGATGGCCGAGCCATTTGATCGCGAGTCTCTAAAACGGGAACTAGCGTGCGTCGCTGGATATCGAACTCTGTCGGATGACGATCTGGAATGGGCGTTCAAGTTCGTCGTAAGCGGTGGGGACTCCTTGCGGGCCTACGACGAGTTTCGACGGGTGCAAGAGACAAGTGGTCTATTTTCGGTGGTGGATCCGCGGGTCGCCAAGCTCCATCGCATGGCGATCGGTACGATTGCCAGTGAGATTTCGATGTTGGTCCAGTATGCCACAGGACAGACCCTGGGGACGGTCGAGGAGGGATTCATCGCTAAGTTGAAAGCAGGTGATCGATTTCAATTCGCGGGCAAGACGCTGGAACTGATTCAAGTCCGGGAGGGGACTGCTGTGGTGAAGCGGTCGAAACTGCTGCCCACCGCGACGCCGAGGTGGGGTGGCGGCAGGATGCCCCTCTCGACGCAGATGGCATCGGAGGTTCGCGAATTGCTTGACGAAGCCGCCGCGGGACGCTTCATGGAGGATGAGATGAAAGCGATTCGACCTGTCCTCGAGTTGCAGCGGCGATGGAGTGTCGTGCCGAAGAAGTCGGAAGTTTTGGTAGAAAGTCTGGAATGGAAGAATAGTTGGTCGATCGTTCTTTATCCCTTCGAAGGCAGGATGGTGCATGAAGGATTAGCATCGCTGGTTGCCTATCGAATCTCTCGTCGCGTCGAAGTGACGATGAGTATGACAGTCAACGATTATGGATTGATGATTCAAAGCAACCAGCCATTGGGCAATGAGCCGGCGTTCTGGAAGGAATTATTGACTCAACAAGGGTTGGAAGAGGATTTGCTCGCAAGTCTCAATGCGACGGAATTGTGCAAGAGGCAGTTTCGAGAGATTGCACGCATCGCTGGGCTTATCCATCCCGGCTATCCCGGGCAAGTCAAACGAGGCAGGCATCTGCAGGCTTCGAGCAATATGTTCTTTGATGCGTTTGTTCAATACGATCCTTCCAATCGATTGCTCCAGCAAGCCCGCGACGAGGTGATGCGGTCGCAGCTCGAGATCGATCGAATACGAAACACATTATCCCGTCTGGAGAGCTCGGATTGGCGATGGATTCTTTTGAAGCGTCCGACGCCCCTTTCGTTCCCATTGATTGTCGAGCAACTCCGCCAGAGAATGAGTAGCGAGTCGCTCGAAACTCGAGTCCGAAAGCTACAGGAACAGTTGGAAACGGAATTAGCGAAGGAAGATCGTGGACGGAACGAATCGGGAAAAGCACGCCAGAAGTAA
- a CDS encoding AEC family transporter has product MNSQYLSIATTVSGVFLVMAMGALARYLKWFTSEVDRSLAGFLSNVLLPAFFFHRIMTDTKLSADLTAWTPTLFGAGLTIFGFLFAYAIAVSIGRWFGLETNSRARTFGLCSGIANYGYIPFPLAEAFYPGCVVTLLVHNVGVDVALWSVGLFIISGQGLKKSWKRIVFSPPLLSVAIALAIRQLGWNVWVPRPILSMTDQLGRCSIPIGLVLSGAIVYDCLTQVDLKNAWKPLILAIGVRLIALPVLFLLIAKHWVSDVDLQEVLLLQASMPAATFPIVMTRLFNQDIEVACTVVVGTSLIGLVTIPFWMVTAAAYLGF; this is encoded by the coding sequence TTGAACAGCCAATATCTATCCATCGCTACCACCGTATCGGGAGTCTTTCTCGTCATGGCGATGGGAGCGCTCGCCCGCTATTTGAAGTGGTTTACGAGCGAAGTGGATCGGTCCCTCGCAGGATTCCTTTCCAACGTTTTATTGCCAGCGTTCTTCTTTCATCGGATTATGACGGATACGAAGCTATCCGCCGATCTCACCGCATGGACTCCCACTCTCTTCGGCGCGGGTCTTACGATCTTCGGCTTTCTCTTTGCCTATGCCATCGCAGTCTCGATCGGTCGCTGGTTTGGATTAGAGACCAACAGTCGAGCGCGAACGTTCGGGCTATGCAGTGGGATTGCAAACTATGGCTATATTCCTTTTCCATTGGCAGAAGCTTTCTATCCTGGTTGCGTCGTTACCTTGCTAGTACACAACGTCGGAGTCGATGTCGCCCTTTGGAGCGTGGGGTTGTTTATCATTAGCGGCCAGGGGCTCAAGAAATCTTGGAAGCGCATCGTATTCAGTCCCCCACTTCTCTCCGTAGCGATCGCCTTGGCGATTCGGCAGTTGGGCTGGAATGTCTGGGTTCCACGGCCGATTCTTAGCATGACCGATCAACTGGGGCGTTGTTCGATCCCGATTGGGTTGGTGTTAAGCGGTGCCATCGTCTACGACTGTTTGACCCAAGTCGATTTGAAGAATGCATGGAAGCCCCTAATCCTGGCGATTGGGGTTCGGTTGATTGCTTTGCCTGTACTCTTTCTCTTGATCGCCAAACATTGGGTTAGCGACGTCGATTTGCAGGAAGTGCTACTGCTGCAAGCATCGATGCCGGCGGCCACCTTTCCCATTGTGATGACTCGATTGTTCAATCAAGACATCGAGGTGGCGTGTACCGTCGTGGTTGGAACATCGCTGATTGGATTGGTGACCATTCCATTTTGGATGGTCACGGCCGCTGCGTATCTTGGGTTTTAA
- a CDS encoding glycosyltransferase, with protein sequence MNAVASPRLRPISTPSSQPTASSATKRALRTTFVITSMPVGGAETLLVNLVRGFDDSQIEPSVVCLKDRGPLGQEISSDFPVYDRLLKHKYDIGILNRLTKHFRREKTDAVITVGAGDKMFWGRLAARRAGVPVICSALHSTGWPDGIGKLNRMLTCITDGFIGVAKSHGEFLVEQERFPKSKVFVIPNGVDTRRFAPSTNAYQDVRTELGIPSDAKLIGIVAALRPEKNHGLFLQLAKRLQEKNLKTHFVIIGDGPERASLRVQRATMGLQHCVHFLGSRSDTPRLLAAMDLFVLTSHNEASPVSILEALACEVPVVASRVGSIPDTVLDGWNGYTATPGSVSDFEKRVQSILDRADESKEFGRNGRQFVESHASLQNMVDCYTDLIGRIYEAKQKRS encoded by the coding sequence ATGAACGCAGTTGCATCTCCACGCCTTCGTCCCATTTCGACCCCTTCTTCCCAGCCAACCGCGTCATCCGCGACGAAGCGCGCGCTGCGAACCACGTTCGTTATCACAAGCATGCCGGTAGGGGGCGCCGAGACGCTGCTGGTGAACTTGGTTCGTGGGTTCGATGATTCGCAAATCGAGCCGAGCGTTGTCTGTTTGAAGGATCGTGGACCGCTAGGGCAAGAGATCAGCAGTGATTTTCCCGTCTACGATCGGCTGTTGAAACACAAATACGACATTGGTATTTTGAATCGATTGACCAAACACTTTCGACGCGAGAAAACCGATGCCGTCATCACGGTCGGTGCGGGCGACAAGATGTTTTGGGGCCGACTCGCGGCAAGGAGAGCGGGTGTTCCCGTTATTTGTTCTGCGCTTCACTCGACCGGATGGCCTGATGGGATTGGCAAGCTGAATCGAATGCTCACATGCATTACCGATGGATTTATTGGCGTCGCGAAGTCGCACGGTGAATTCTTGGTCGAGCAAGAGCGATTTCCCAAATCCAAAGTCTTCGTGATCCCCAATGGGGTCGATACCAGACGATTTGCTCCGTCGACAAACGCTTATCAAGATGTCCGAACGGAGCTCGGAATTCCAAGCGATGCCAAACTGATCGGGATCGTAGCCGCCCTGCGTCCCGAAAAGAATCACGGTCTCTTCCTGCAGCTTGCCAAGCGGCTTCAGGAAAAGAACCTGAAGACGCACTTCGTCATTATTGGAGATGGACCCGAGCGAGCATCCCTACGCGTGCAACGGGCGACCATGGGACTTCAGCATTGCGTTCACTTCTTGGGTTCCCGAAGCGACACCCCAAGGCTTTTGGCGGCGATGGATCTTTTTGTTCTGACCAGTCACAATGAAGCGAGTCCGGTTTCGATTCTGGAAGCGCTCGCGTGTGAAGTCCCGGTGGTTGCTTCCCGGGTGGGTTCTATTCCGGACACGGTACTCGATGGATGGAACGGTTACACCGCCACCCCGGGTTCTGTCTCCGATTTCGAAAAAAGAGTCCAATCGATCTTGGATCGGGCCGACGAATCGAAGGAGTTTGGCAGAAACGGGCGCCAATTCGTCGAAAGCCATGCTTCCCTGCAAAATATGGTCGATTGTTACACCGATCTGATAGGACGGATCTACGAGGCGAAGCAAAAACGATCGTAA
- a CDS encoding ATP-dependent DNA ligase, translated as MRAFCQLYRQIDETTKTNAKLGALVRYFREVEPRDGAWAVYFLSGNRPKRSLSGAAIREWVQKRTSLPDWLIEESYQYVGDLAETVHLLAGSNASPSTVSLASWVESFLIPLSRSPVEEALSSLDSVWDTLPGSERFVALKMITGGFRVGVSRGLVTRALSLAFEIPPEHIAHRLMGSWTPSEEFFRRLRSPASSSSFEGQPFPFCLANALESDPAVLGLPSDYLVEWKWDGIRAQAIRRSGEFYLWSRGEERIEEQFPEVTKSLLGLPDGTVLDGELLAWQGDKPMPFQAMQRRLGRRKVGRKLLTEVPVRFVAFDLLELDGRDVRDQPLEWRRAALENLRSALGDPTLAESTQDPIWNISPIVSGDSWDAIALAREGAREIEAEGLVVKRKSSPYSGGRTKGVWWKWKVAPWTFDAVLLYAQRGHGRRASLYTDFTFAVWDGDLLVPCAKAYSGLTDDELRAVDRFVRENTREKFGPVRSVAPKLVMEIACEGIQPSTRHKSGVAVRFPRILRLRLDKTPDLADSLDSLKQRIVDRANTTEENENA; from the coding sequence ATGCGAGCCTTCTGCCAACTCTATCGCCAGATCGACGAAACAACCAAGACGAATGCAAAACTCGGTGCGCTCGTTCGTTATTTTCGTGAGGTGGAACCTCGCGATGGAGCTTGGGCGGTCTATTTTCTTTCTGGTAACAGACCGAAGAGAAGCTTGAGCGGTGCCGCGATTCGTGAGTGGGTCCAAAAGCGGACGAGTCTTCCCGATTGGTTGATCGAAGAGAGCTATCAATACGTTGGGGATCTTGCTGAGACAGTCCACTTGCTAGCTGGATCGAACGCGAGTCCCTCGACGGTCTCGCTAGCGAGTTGGGTGGAATCATTCTTGATACCCCTTTCGAGATCGCCCGTGGAAGAGGCTCTCTCGAGTCTCGATTCGGTTTGGGATACTCTTCCTGGCAGCGAGCGGTTTGTTGCGTTGAAGATGATCACGGGAGGATTTCGAGTAGGCGTGAGTCGTGGGCTCGTCACCCGCGCTCTTTCTTTGGCTTTCGAGATTCCTCCGGAACATATTGCCCACCGCCTGATGGGTAGTTGGACCCCGAGCGAGGAATTCTTTCGGCGATTAAGATCCCCTGCATCCAGTTCTTCGTTCGAGGGGCAGCCGTTTCCTTTCTGCTTAGCGAACGCGTTGGAGTCCGACCCCGCTGTGTTGGGTTTGCCATCGGACTATTTGGTCGAATGGAAATGGGATGGGATTCGAGCTCAAGCCATTCGAAGGTCAGGGGAGTTCTATCTTTGGAGTCGTGGAGAGGAGCGAATCGAAGAGCAATTTCCTGAAGTGACAAAATCATTGCTAGGGCTTCCCGATGGTACGGTGCTCGATGGAGAGTTACTGGCTTGGCAAGGAGACAAGCCGATGCCTTTCCAAGCCATGCAGCGACGGTTGGGGCGTCGGAAAGTCGGTCGCAAGCTGTTGACAGAGGTGCCGGTTCGCTTTGTCGCGTTCGATTTATTGGAACTAGATGGTCGGGATGTTCGGGATCAGCCGCTAGAGTGGCGCCGTGCGGCGCTGGAAAATCTTCGCAGCGCCCTAGGAGATCCGACGCTCGCAGAATCGACACAGGACCCCATATGGAATATCTCTCCAATTGTTTCTGGAGATTCGTGGGACGCGATCGCACTGGCTCGGGAGGGTGCCAGAGAGATCGAAGCAGAGGGGCTCGTTGTAAAGAGAAAGAGCAGTCCCTATTCGGGGGGACGGACCAAGGGCGTTTGGTGGAAATGGAAAGTGGCACCTTGGACCTTTGATGCCGTCCTGCTTTATGCTCAAAGAGGACATGGAAGGCGAGCGAGCCTGTACACCGATTTTACGTTTGCGGTATGGGATGGCGATCTACTGGTTCCCTGCGCGAAAGCTTATTCGGGACTTACGGATGATGAGCTTCGGGCGGTGGATCGTTTTGTTCGAGAAAACACACGAGAGAAGTTTGGTCCTGTACGAAGTGTTGCACCGAAGTTAGTCATGGAGATCGCCTGCGAAGGGATTCAGCCTTCGACACGACACAAAAGTGGCGTCGCGGTCCGCTTTCCGCGAATTCTCAGGTTGAGATTGGACAAGACTCCTGACCTGGCGGATAGCTTGGATTCACTCAAGCAGAGGATCGTCGATCGGGCGAATACAACCGAGGAAAACGAGAATGCCTGA
- a CDS encoding ADP-ribosylation factor-directed GTPase activating protein isoform b — protein sequence MSCRFSLKPVLFVSLVLAAPLYVGCLPSPEKISEVSSQRDPAPVSPEELREIIQMTLDRNLRLRGLASDRNAAWQVIHGAVAYGDALLMEANGKTERALPYLFQGGELAGWELREGDLLASTGRKGIRVSVEEGSFTGQGHVDQFLGYLSQVNIPLSTKIKIGENEHTLEDWARQAQRDICQNPYQEYSWTLIALTNYFPNETQWEGTDGRQWTLEPFVEREAGQDLTRSACGGMHRLMGLAHSVRYREKQGGRLEGGWLKAKQVVESAIAKAKAFQNSDGSFSTRYTERAGNSADLSTCIGATGHTLEFLAYALPAEELRAPWLEKSVLRLCEMLHNAEPTDLECGGGYHALAGLRLYAERRFPEPAPK from the coding sequence ATGTCCTGCCGTTTTAGCTTGAAGCCGGTCTTGTTCGTTTCCTTGGTACTGGCCGCCCCCCTGTATGTAGGTTGCTTGCCATCACCGGAAAAAATTTCCGAGGTGTCGTCGCAGCGAGATCCCGCTCCCGTTTCCCCCGAGGAACTGCGCGAGATTATCCAGATGACTCTGGACCGAAATCTTCGATTGCGAGGCCTTGCTAGCGATCGCAATGCCGCTTGGCAAGTCATCCATGGGGCTGTTGCGTACGGCGACGCACTTTTGATGGAGGCAAACGGAAAAACCGAGCGGGCCCTTCCCTATCTTTTCCAAGGGGGCGAACTGGCTGGCTGGGAACTCCGCGAAGGGGATCTCCTGGCGAGCACTGGCCGAAAAGGAATTCGCGTTTCGGTCGAAGAAGGGAGCTTCACAGGTCAAGGACACGTGGATCAATTCCTCGGATACCTGTCCCAAGTGAACATTCCGCTGAGCACCAAAATCAAAATCGGTGAGAACGAACATACCTTGGAAGATTGGGCCCGACAGGCGCAGCGAGACATTTGCCAAAACCCCTACCAAGAATACTCCTGGACTCTCATCGCACTTACCAATTACTTTCCTAACGAGACGCAATGGGAGGGAACCGACGGGCGGCAGTGGACGTTGGAACCCTTTGTCGAACGAGAGGCCGGACAGGATCTCACTCGCAGCGCATGCGGCGGAATGCACCGCCTCATGGGATTGGCTCATAGCGTGCGTTATCGTGAAAAGCAGGGCGGTCGACTTGAAGGTGGATGGCTCAAAGCAAAACAAGTTGTCGAAAGCGCCATTGCCAAAGCCAAAGCGTTTCAAAACAGCGACGGTTCCTTTTCGACGCGCTATACCGAACGCGCCGGAAACAGCGCCGACTTGAGCACCTGCATCGGTGCGACAGGACACACACTCGAGTTCCTCGCCTACGCGTTGCCGGCGGAAGAACTCCGCGCACCGTGGCTAGAGAAATCGGTTCTCCGATTGTGCGAGATGCTTCACAACGCCGAGCCAACGGACCTCGAATGCGGCGGAGGTTATCACGCGCTCGCAGGGCTCAGACTCTACGCGGAACGTCGATTTCCGGAGCCCGCACCCAAGTAG
- a CDS encoding polysaccharide deacetylase family protein, with translation MPSLSREIGLSLYRWSTMRTRLHLAKQFEASGTYPAAVLFYHRVADKHPNGWSISNANFVQHLNWVQQHARFASLGDIRKSQSNGHRRIPMVAITFDDGYSDNCERAIPEILERKIPCTYFVSTHFVESGEPFPHDRAAGIPLKPNTIEEIRRMASQGITIGGHTHTHLDLGKTLSSEQLRREISDSRKKLQDWSQQPVTYFAFPYGLKDNVSQQSIDAVLEAGFECFLTAAGGLNWPGEDPVHLQRIHGDPGMAALTNWLTLDPRKLNLKSPVVIDPSALQRPTDSSSESGQSSPG, from the coding sequence ATGCCATCTTTATCACGAGAAATCGGATTGTCGCTTTACCGCTGGTCGACGATGCGAACTCGATTGCATCTCGCTAAACAATTTGAGGCATCTGGAACCTATCCCGCGGCGGTACTCTTCTACCATCGCGTTGCCGATAAACACCCTAACGGCTGGTCGATCTCGAACGCGAATTTTGTTCAGCACCTGAACTGGGTGCAGCAGCACGCTCGATTTGCTTCGCTGGGTGATATTCGAAAGTCTCAGTCGAATGGCCATCGTCGAATTCCGATGGTCGCGATCACCTTTGACGATGGCTATTCCGACAATTGCGAGCGCGCCATTCCCGAGATCTTGGAGCGCAAAATACCTTGTACCTATTTCGTATCGACCCACTTTGTCGAGTCTGGAGAGCCGTTCCCGCATGATCGCGCAGCGGGGATACCTCTCAAGCCGAATACCATTGAGGAGATCCGGCGCATGGCTTCGCAGGGGATCACCATTGGCGGACATACCCATACCCATTTGGATTTGGGAAAGACGCTTTCCTCCGAACAATTGCGGCGCGAGATCTCCGATTCCAGAAAGAAGTTGCAGGATTGGAGCCAGCAACCGGTTACCTATTTCGCGTTCCCATACGGATTAAAAGACAACGTCTCCCAGCAGTCGATCGATGCGGTATTGGAGGCGGGTTTCGAATGCTTTCTTACCGCAGCGGGCGGGCTCAATTGGCCTGGAGAGGACCCCGTCCATTTGCAACGCATTCACGGAGATCCCGGCATGGCCGCACTGACGAACTGGCTCACCCTCGATCCACGCAAACTCAACTTGAAATCACCGGTGGTGATCGACCCATCCGCGCTCCAACGTCCGACTGACTCCTCCAGTGAGTCAGGCCAGTCCTCGCCGGGTTAA
- the pdeM gene encoding ligase-associated DNA damage response endonuclease PdeM: MDGTNREKHARSKKPCTLIFSNQELELRPTGTVVWEAKRTLLISDLHLGKEVAFQRSAIPLPAGATSRTLSRWTQELQSGEFSRCIVLGDLLHSRIAHGASLERDLDAFRDRHQEMEFLLVLGNHDTSSRKWLQRWKWSWVGDVYRDEGICFVHDPLADESTEEARVGGHWHPLIQLRDNGERLKCFYEVRNRLILPSFGELTFGKKLIRTPGDRVWGITGSEVVELPRGVTSSAGW; the protein is encoded by the coding sequence GTGGACGGAACGAATCGGGAAAAGCACGCCAGAAGTAAAAAGCCGTGCACGCTGATCTTTTCCAATCAAGAGCTGGAACTGCGACCGACAGGAACGGTGGTTTGGGAAGCGAAACGAACGTTGTTGATTTCTGACCTGCATCTTGGGAAAGAGGTTGCGTTCCAACGCTCTGCCATTCCCTTGCCCGCTGGTGCGACGTCGAGGACCCTTTCGAGATGGACCCAGGAACTGCAGTCGGGCGAGTTTAGTCGATGTATCGTTCTCGGTGATCTTCTCCACTCGCGAATCGCGCATGGTGCATCGCTCGAACGTGATTTGGACGCGTTCCGCGATCGGCACCAGGAGATGGAATTCCTCTTGGTGTTAGGTAATCACGACACCTCCTCGCGGAAGTGGTTGCAACGCTGGAAGTGGTCGTGGGTAGGAGATGTTTATCGGGATGAAGGCATTTGTTTCGTCCATGATCCACTAGCGGACGAATCGACCGAGGAAGCGAGAGTAGGGGGGCACTGGCATCCGCTGATCCAGTTGCGTGACAACGGAGAGAGGCTCAAGTGCTTTTATGAGGTTCGCAATCGGCTCATCTTGCCGTCTTTTGGCGAGTTGACGTTTGGAAAAAAACTGATTCGCACGCCAGGTGATCGCGTTTGGGGAATCACTGGCTCGGAGGTGGTCGAGCTGCCGCGAGGGGTAACCTCGTCCGCTGGTTGGTAG